A region of Cataglyphis hispanica isolate Lineage 1 chromosome 8, ULB_Chis1_1.0, whole genome shotgun sequence DNA encodes the following proteins:
- the LOC126851459 gene encoding uncharacterized protein LOC126851459 isoform X1: MAKEMMIVFIYDTAKCCKEEDDPAEAVMYFHPAWVSLTQRLALAGQLMGVYHFLATSFSAPRSITLQGGKFVLKKFGQYVLAVGTDRNIHDWILERRADILESLLKFFHCDLVKILESLNNDRNRFTEKLYQMFETYLPILQHSANLFSSIPVIKLPKSASNIFLEGMQMLQHYQEINGVLGGALFYNNKIVSTQLGADLTKQIVITDPYRIKAPAERISTEFHLPIGVQLLQVYIERKQFAKLMQEANNERYYNSCLDTVTKKILQRKNVSKSSFKEPLTMSAMKRDTSRIFTVPEEGELDSTNYPPALQYVSSVPLAINHVSPIRRKQESKPERPKISGTVVNPLTPSVCATPLKDIDRVLHGNAMLICSSESGGETDEHRTSSKSNDDDDIPDVVKEALRCKRLNKLRNATSKKKWMKRKDPDRKSVSLPDLTSSVKPRLNSIPYRPELDKILSKFSEASPDDPNSPLRKLTGSDKRYSRTITDPCYPVFRCDGLPVSQSLYEQYIASHCEELRDDGEDSNGIHGRCNGDNLQSKNLSSDLSAKLSINSSSSSITRDADEERKSGYDKSKQETYKRSMSLPLKPLNVVAEVQDGDDRRRSTSECGGNSYDFPQRRKLDGLQLTPLMSKLSLLADERTSGFCSRDTTPSEFRDLSGFSGGATTTIATTTTMNQLMRQKLESVEKEASEGEDELDEDWVNKDDPAVCLEKTELFLCGYQNMVLVLLMENGTANNPDLIHALWHTCVSTLGKLESRLQQCLEPMPSTENKELYSILNVDPQWDTVQRSGLWGVTELDIVSCLHNRFTQASNLTDIIVRTEDMVVYGNQSGGIEVFYQQAVAPSAFAVLPTPADLMGIVALKARRRLERDHGIVLL, translated from the exons ATGGCGAA agaGATGATGATAGTATTTATTTACGACACTGCAAAGTGTTGTAAAGAAGAGGATGACCCTGCTGAAGCAGTCATGTATTTTCATCCGGCTTGGGTATCACTCACACAAAGATTGGCTTTAGCAGGACAGTTAATGGGCGTATACCATTTCTTGGCAACATCGTTTTCAGCACCACGCTCTATCACATTGCAAGGTGGAAAATTTGTGTTGAAGAAATTTGGGCAGTATGTGCTG GCAGTGGGGACTGACAGAAATATACATGATTGGATACTCGAAAGACGTGCTGACATTTTGGAATCATTGTTGAAGTTTTTCCACTGTGATCTCGTAAAGATACTAGAATCCCTCAACAATGATCGCAATAGATTTACTGAGAAGTTGTATCAAATGTTTGAGACTTATCTGCCAATTCTTCAACACAGTGCCAATCTATTTTCAAGTATTCCTGTAATTAAACTTCCAAAG AGTGCTAGTAACATATTTCTGGAAGGCATGCAAATGTTGCAGCATTATCAAGAGATAAACGGAGTTTTAGGAGGAGCATTATTCTACAATAACAA gataGTCTCTACACAACTAGGAGCAGACTTAACAAAACAAATTGTTATAACTGATCCTTATAGGATAaag gctCCCGCGGAAAGGATATCTACAGAATTTCATTTACCGATCGGTGTTCAATTGTTACAAGTGTACATAGAACGAAAGCAGTTTGCAAAACTGATGCAAGAGGCGAATAATGAACGATATTACAATTCATGTCTGGACACTGTGACTAAGAAGATATTGCAGAGAAAG AATGTGTCTAAGAGCAGCTTTAAGGAGCCTCTCACCATGTCCGCCATGAAGCGCGATACTTCGCGGATATTCACCGTTCCCGAGGAAGGTGAACTAGACTCCACAAATTATCCGCCAGCGCTGCAATATGTGTCGTCGGTTCCACTCGCGATCAATCATGTGTCGCCGATCAGACGCAAGCAGGAGAGTAAACCAGAGCGTCCTAAGATTAGTGGTACCGTTGTCAATCCGCTTACGCCCAGTGTCTGCGCGACGCCGTTAAAGGATATAGACCGAGTGTTACACGGAAATGCTATGCTTATCTGCTCGTCCGAGAGCGGAGGCGAGACTGACGAACATCGAACCTCGTCGAAAAGCAACGATGACGATGATATTCCTGACGTCGTCAAAGAAGCGCTCAG ATGCAAACGTTTGAATAAACTGAGAAACGCTACCTCGAAGAAAAAATGGATGAAGAGAAAGGATCCCGACCGGAAGAGTGTGAGCCTGCCGGATCTGACGTCATCAGTTAAACCGCGCTTGAATAGTATTCCTTATCGACCGGAACTggacaaaat aTTGTCCAAGTTTAGTGAAGCTTCACCCGATGATCCGAATTCACCTCTGCGGAAACTCACCGGAAGTGATAAACGATACTCGCGTACTATCACTGATCCCTGTTATCCTGTTTTCCGATGTGACGGTCTCCCGGTATCGCAATCATTATACGAGCAATATATCGCTTCGCATTGTGAGGAGCTGCGTGATGACGGTGAAGACAGCAATGGTATTCATGGGCGTTGCAATGGCGACAATCTACAATCAAAGAATTTATCGAGCGATTTGAGCGcgaaattatcgataaatagTAGTTCGAGCTCGATCACAAGAGATGCTGACGAAG AACGCAAATCTGGCTACGATAAAAGCAAACAGGAGACATACAAAAGATCGATGAGTCTACCGCTGAAGCCGCTTAACGTTGTCGCCGAAGTACAAGACGGTGACGATCGGCGAAGATCGACATCGGAATGTGGCGGCAACTCGTATGATTTCCCGCAGAGACGAAAGCTCGATGGTCTACAATTAACACCACTGATGTCGAAGCTGAGCTTGCTGGCAGACGAACGAACCAGCGGCTTTTGCAGTCGCGATACAACGCCGAGCGAATTTCGTGATCTCTCCGGATTCTCCGGTGGCGCAACCACAACTATCGCTACAACAACGACGATGAATCAATTGATGAGACAGAAGCTGGAATCAGTTGAGAAGGAGGCCAGCGAGGGCGAGGACGAGCTGGACGAAGACTGGGTCAACAAGGACGATCCTGCCGTCTGCCTCGAGAAGACTGAGCTTTTTCTCTGTGGCTATCAAAATATGGTGTTGGTGCTGCTGATGGAAAATGGTACTGCGAATAATCCGGATTTGATACATGCTCTG TGGCATACCTGCGTGAGCACGTTGGGTAAGCTCGAGTCGCGATTGCAACAGTGTCTTGAACCAATGCCGTCAACAGAAAACAAGGAACTGTACAGTATTCTAAATGTAGACCCGCAATGGGATACGGTGCAACGTTCCGGACTTTGGGGCGTTACTGAGTTAGACATTGTATCTTGCCTCCATAACAGATTTACGCAAGCGAGCAATTTGACGGACATCATCGTCAG AACGGAGGACATGGTGGTTTACGGTAACCAATCTGGAGGAATAGAAGTATTTTACCAGCAAGCGGTGGCACCAAGCGCTTTTGCGGTTCTTCCGACCCCGGCGGATCTGATGGGAATCGTAGCACTTAAAGCAAGACGCCGATTAGAAAGAGATCATGGAATTGTGCTACTATAA
- the LOC126851459 gene encoding uncharacterized protein LOC126851459 isoform X2 — MMIVFIYDTAKCCKEEDDPAEAVMYFHPAWVSLTQRLALAGQLMGVYHFLATSFSAPRSITLQGGKFVLKKFGQYVLAVGTDRNIHDWILERRADILESLLKFFHCDLVKILESLNNDRNRFTEKLYQMFETYLPILQHSANLFSSIPVIKLPKSASNIFLEGMQMLQHYQEINGVLGGALFYNNKIVSTQLGADLTKQIVITDPYRIKAPAERISTEFHLPIGVQLLQVYIERKQFAKLMQEANNERYYNSCLDTVTKKILQRKNVSKSSFKEPLTMSAMKRDTSRIFTVPEEGELDSTNYPPALQYVSSVPLAINHVSPIRRKQESKPERPKISGTVVNPLTPSVCATPLKDIDRVLHGNAMLICSSESGGETDEHRTSSKSNDDDDIPDVVKEALRCKRLNKLRNATSKKKWMKRKDPDRKSVSLPDLTSSVKPRLNSIPYRPELDKILSKFSEASPDDPNSPLRKLTGSDKRYSRTITDPCYPVFRCDGLPVSQSLYEQYIASHCEELRDDGEDSNGIHGRCNGDNLQSKNLSSDLSAKLSINSSSSSITRDADEERKSGYDKSKQETYKRSMSLPLKPLNVVAEVQDGDDRRRSTSECGGNSYDFPQRRKLDGLQLTPLMSKLSLLADERTSGFCSRDTTPSEFRDLSGFSGGATTTIATTTTMNQLMRQKLESVEKEASEGEDELDEDWVNKDDPAVCLEKTELFLCGYQNMVLVLLMENGTANNPDLIHALWHTCVSTLGKLESRLQQCLEPMPSTENKELYSILNVDPQWDTVQRSGLWGVTELDIVSCLHNRFTQASNLTDIIVRTEDMVVYGNQSGGIEVFYQQAVAPSAFAVLPTPADLMGIVALKARRRLERDHGIVLL, encoded by the exons ATGATGATAGTATTTATTTACGACACTGCAAAGTGTTGTAAAGAAGAGGATGACCCTGCTGAAGCAGTCATGTATTTTCATCCGGCTTGGGTATCACTCACACAAAGATTGGCTTTAGCAGGACAGTTAATGGGCGTATACCATTTCTTGGCAACATCGTTTTCAGCACCACGCTCTATCACATTGCAAGGTGGAAAATTTGTGTTGAAGAAATTTGGGCAGTATGTGCTG GCAGTGGGGACTGACAGAAATATACATGATTGGATACTCGAAAGACGTGCTGACATTTTGGAATCATTGTTGAAGTTTTTCCACTGTGATCTCGTAAAGATACTAGAATCCCTCAACAATGATCGCAATAGATTTACTGAGAAGTTGTATCAAATGTTTGAGACTTATCTGCCAATTCTTCAACACAGTGCCAATCTATTTTCAAGTATTCCTGTAATTAAACTTCCAAAG AGTGCTAGTAACATATTTCTGGAAGGCATGCAAATGTTGCAGCATTATCAAGAGATAAACGGAGTTTTAGGAGGAGCATTATTCTACAATAACAA gataGTCTCTACACAACTAGGAGCAGACTTAACAAAACAAATTGTTATAACTGATCCTTATAGGATAaag gctCCCGCGGAAAGGATATCTACAGAATTTCATTTACCGATCGGTGTTCAATTGTTACAAGTGTACATAGAACGAAAGCAGTTTGCAAAACTGATGCAAGAGGCGAATAATGAACGATATTACAATTCATGTCTGGACACTGTGACTAAGAAGATATTGCAGAGAAAG AATGTGTCTAAGAGCAGCTTTAAGGAGCCTCTCACCATGTCCGCCATGAAGCGCGATACTTCGCGGATATTCACCGTTCCCGAGGAAGGTGAACTAGACTCCACAAATTATCCGCCAGCGCTGCAATATGTGTCGTCGGTTCCACTCGCGATCAATCATGTGTCGCCGATCAGACGCAAGCAGGAGAGTAAACCAGAGCGTCCTAAGATTAGTGGTACCGTTGTCAATCCGCTTACGCCCAGTGTCTGCGCGACGCCGTTAAAGGATATAGACCGAGTGTTACACGGAAATGCTATGCTTATCTGCTCGTCCGAGAGCGGAGGCGAGACTGACGAACATCGAACCTCGTCGAAAAGCAACGATGACGATGATATTCCTGACGTCGTCAAAGAAGCGCTCAG ATGCAAACGTTTGAATAAACTGAGAAACGCTACCTCGAAGAAAAAATGGATGAAGAGAAAGGATCCCGACCGGAAGAGTGTGAGCCTGCCGGATCTGACGTCATCAGTTAAACCGCGCTTGAATAGTATTCCTTATCGACCGGAACTggacaaaat aTTGTCCAAGTTTAGTGAAGCTTCACCCGATGATCCGAATTCACCTCTGCGGAAACTCACCGGAAGTGATAAACGATACTCGCGTACTATCACTGATCCCTGTTATCCTGTTTTCCGATGTGACGGTCTCCCGGTATCGCAATCATTATACGAGCAATATATCGCTTCGCATTGTGAGGAGCTGCGTGATGACGGTGAAGACAGCAATGGTATTCATGGGCGTTGCAATGGCGACAATCTACAATCAAAGAATTTATCGAGCGATTTGAGCGcgaaattatcgataaatagTAGTTCGAGCTCGATCACAAGAGATGCTGACGAAG AACGCAAATCTGGCTACGATAAAAGCAAACAGGAGACATACAAAAGATCGATGAGTCTACCGCTGAAGCCGCTTAACGTTGTCGCCGAAGTACAAGACGGTGACGATCGGCGAAGATCGACATCGGAATGTGGCGGCAACTCGTATGATTTCCCGCAGAGACGAAAGCTCGATGGTCTACAATTAACACCACTGATGTCGAAGCTGAGCTTGCTGGCAGACGAACGAACCAGCGGCTTTTGCAGTCGCGATACAACGCCGAGCGAATTTCGTGATCTCTCCGGATTCTCCGGTGGCGCAACCACAACTATCGCTACAACAACGACGATGAATCAATTGATGAGACAGAAGCTGGAATCAGTTGAGAAGGAGGCCAGCGAGGGCGAGGACGAGCTGGACGAAGACTGGGTCAACAAGGACGATCCTGCCGTCTGCCTCGAGAAGACTGAGCTTTTTCTCTGTGGCTATCAAAATATGGTGTTGGTGCTGCTGATGGAAAATGGTACTGCGAATAATCCGGATTTGATACATGCTCTG TGGCATACCTGCGTGAGCACGTTGGGTAAGCTCGAGTCGCGATTGCAACAGTGTCTTGAACCAATGCCGTCAACAGAAAACAAGGAACTGTACAGTATTCTAAATGTAGACCCGCAATGGGATACGGTGCAACGTTCCGGACTTTGGGGCGTTACTGAGTTAGACATTGTATCTTGCCTCCATAACAGATTTACGCAAGCGAGCAATTTGACGGACATCATCGTCAG AACGGAGGACATGGTGGTTTACGGTAACCAATCTGGAGGAATAGAAGTATTTTACCAGCAAGCGGTGGCACCAAGCGCTTTTGCGGTTCTTCCGACCCCGGCGGATCTGATGGGAATCGTAGCACTTAAAGCAAGACGCCGATTAGAAAGAGATCATGGAATTGTGCTACTATAA
- the LOC126851479 gene encoding 4-hydroxyphenylpyruvate dioxygenase gives MRPVIITESLSSSGDSFYRFPRFQEDIMTTYTDKGPQPVGGKFLNFDHIKFWVGNAKQAASFYRCRMGFEPLGYRGLETGSRQTAAHVVKQNKIIFVFESPYEPNNEEMSKHLSRHGDGVRDVAFSVEDIDTIVKVAKGKGAKIVRDIWEESDEYGTVRMITIRTYGDTLHTLIDRTKYRGFFLPGFVRASEDVLLKQLPQIHLNFVDHVVGNQPDKQMEPIAKWYEECLQFHRFWSVDDTQLHTEYSALRSIVMTNWEETVKMPINEPAPGKKRSQIQEYVEYYGGAGVQHIALNTSDIITAITNLRARGMEFLNVPDSYYEMLKNRLKTSSTKIVEDLDILQKLKILIDYDENGYLLQIFTKNMQDRPTLFIEVIQRRNHNGFGAGNFQALFEAIELEQAKRGNL, from the exons ATGCGGCCCGTGATAATCACAGAATCACTGTCATCATCAGGAGATTCTTTTTACCGTTTTCCTCGATTTCAAGAAGATATTATG ACTACCTACACCGATAAAGGTCCTCAG CCCGTTGGAGGAAAGTTCCTCAATTTCGACCATATAAAATTCTGGGTCGGAAATGCAAAACAG GCCGCCAGTTTCTATCGATGCAGGATGGGATTTGAGCCGTTGGGATATCGTGGCTTGGAAACTGGTTCCAGACAAACAGCCGCGCATGTCGTGAAACAGAATAAG ATCATATTCGTATTCGAGTCTCCGTACGAGCCTAACAATGAAGAAATGTCGAAACATCTTTCCCGACATGGGGATGGCGTGCGGGATGTGGCGTTCAGCGTCGAAGACATTGACACGATCGTGAAg GTAGCCAAAGGGAAAGGTGCCAAAATAGTGCGCGATATATGGGAGGAGAGTGACGAATACGGCACCGTGAGAATGATTACTATTAGAACC taCGGAGACACGCTTCATACGCTCATCGACAGGACAAAGTACAGAGGCTTTTTTCTGCCGGGATTTGTGAGGGCATCGGAAGATGTTCTTCTCAAACAATT GCCACAGATACATTTGAATTTTGTGGACCATGTGGTGGGTAATCAGCCCGACAAACAGATGGAACCCATTGCGAAATG GTACGAAGAGTGTTTGCAGTTTCACAGATTCTGGTCGGTGGACGACACACAGCTGCACACGGAATATTCTGCACTGCGATCTATTGTAATGACAAATTGGGAGGAGACGGTAAAGATGCCGATCAATGAGCCCGCTCCCGGAAAAAAACGCTCCCAAATCCAGGAGTACGTCGAATACTACGGTGGCGCCGGCGTACAACACATAGCTCTCAACACGAGCGATATTATTACAgca ATAACGAATCTGCGCGCCAGAGGAATGGAGTTTCTCAACGTGCCTGATAGTTATTACGAAATGCTTAAAAATCGTCTGAAAACCAGTAGCACGAAAATCGTTGAAGACTTGGATATACTGCAG AAATTGAAGATATTAATCGATTACGACGAGAACGGCTATCTTCTACAAATATTCACGAAAAATATGCAAGACCGGCCGACGCTGTTCATAGAAGTCATACAGAGGCGCAATCATAAT GGTTTTGGCGCTGGCAACTTCCAAGCATTGTTTGAAGCTATCGAATTGGAGCAGGCGAAACGtggaaatttatag
- the LOC126851504 gene encoding probable nuclear transport factor 2 isoform X1, which translates to MAIPYEAIGKGFVQQYYALFDDPAQRPNLINMYNTETSFMTFEGMQIQGAIKIMEKLTSLSFQKINRIITAIDSQPMFDGGVLINVLGRLQADEDPPHAFSQCFVLKPMGNSYYCQHDIFRLNIHDSA; encoded by the exons ATGGCGATACCGTACGAGGCGATCGGCAAGGGCTTCGTTCAGCAATATTACGCTCTCTTCGACGATCCGGCGCAGAGACCGAACCTCATAAACATGTACAAC ACAGAGACGTCCTTCATGACGTTCGAGGGTATGCAGATACAGGGAGCTATCAAAATTATGGAGAAATTAACT AGTTTAtcgtttcaaaaaataaatcggaTAATAACAGCGATTGATTCACAACCCATGTTTGATGGCGGAGTTCTCATTAACGTATTAGGAAGGCTGCAG gcAGACGAGGATCCACCGCACGCCTTCTCACAGTGTTTTGTGTTGAAGCCGATGGGAAATTCATACTATTGTCAGCACGATATCTTTCGCCTTAACATTCATGATTCGGCATGA
- the LOC126851504 gene encoding probable nuclear transport factor 2 isoform X2: MAIPYEAIGKGFVQQYYALFDDPAQRPNLINMYNTETSFMTFEGMQIQGAIKIMEKLTSLSFQKINRIITAIDSQPMFDGGVLINVLGRLQTDEDQPHAYIQTFVLKPIGTSFFVQHDIFRLALHDTV, encoded by the exons ATGGCGATACCGTACGAGGCGATCGGCAAGGGCTTCGTTCAGCAATATTACGCTCTCTTCGACGATCCGGCGCAGAGACCGAACCTCATAAACATGTACAAC ACAGAGACGTCCTTCATGACGTTCGAGGGTATGCAGATACAGGGAGCTATCAAAATTATGGAGAAATTAACT AGTTTAtcgtttcaaaaaataaatcggaTAATAACAGCGATTGATTCACAACCCATGTTTGATGGCGGAGTTCTCATTAACGTATTAGGAAGGCTGCAG ACTGACGAGGATCAGCCTCACGCGTACATCCAGACATTTGTCCTGAAGCCGATTGGTACCAGCTTTTTCGTGCAGCACGATATCTTCAGACTCGCATTACACGACACGGTTTAG